The window CGGCATCGACTGGCTCATCAATGGCCATATCCACCGTCCGCAACCGACTATCACTAAAGGACAAACCACCTGGGCCAACCCAGGCAACATCACCCGTATTACCTTCTCCCGACGCTCTCAGGAGCGCGAACCGGCCGCCGCCATCTGGACGCCGGGGTGTGAAGATCTGGAGAAATGGGTGGTTCCCTTCGAGCCGTTTTACGAGGTCTTCCCGAATCAGGAATTCCCGCCGGAGATGGAGCAGGAAGAGGATGAGTCCGATTATGTTAAAGGATTGGAGAGACTTGCGTGGCAGCGCACTCAGGAAGGCATGGGCCTGAAGCAATTTTTGACAGACAACGTGACCCGGACAACGCCCGAAGGCGAGTTGATCTGGGAACTTTATGAGGAGGTCATTCAAGGTGATCAATAACCCCAACGGAAACGGGACAAATCAGGATGCCCAGTTGGAGCAGGAGCTTAACGGCCTTCGCCGTCAGTATGAACAGCTCCGCGACCAGAAAGTGCGTACCGAGCAGCAGGTGACCGACCTGTCTTCCCGTCTGGAAGCCCTCAAGACACAGGCACAGGCCGAGTATGGCACCAGTGATCCTGAAGAGCTTCAAGCACTTCTTGAACAAAAACGGCAGGAAAATGAGCGTGTTGTGTCCGAGTACCGCGAACACATTCAGAAAATTCAGGCCGACCTCGCCGCCGTGGAAAACAATGTGGACGGAGACCGCTAGTGGACACCTCCGCTGGAATGTCTGAGCTGCGTGCCATTGAGCGTCGCCTTGACCGCCTTTCCGCGTTGGCCGAGGGACTTCACGTCGAGCACGAACGTGTGCGTGCGGTCTTGGCCTCCGAGCGAGACTTCCTTGTGCTTGCGCCCAAGGCGCGGGATCGATTGGAAGAATTGTCCAAGGCGCTGTTCGGTCAGATCCTCGATGAGGTGGAGTTGAACCTCACCCATGCCGTGCGGGAAATCCTCGGGCAGGACAGGGTGGTCACCACCGAGCGCGAGGTGAAGAATAACCGTCTCCAGATTCATTTCCAGATTCAGAATCAGGGGAATGAAGAGGAAATTGAGGATATTATGACAGGGCAGGGTGGCTCGGTCTGTAATATCCTGTCCGTGGGCCTGCGGCTCATAGCCCTCTCACAGCTTCCGGACGAACGTCACCGTCCGTTCCTGGTGCTTGATGAGCAGGACTGCTGGCTCAAACCCGCCCTTATCCCCAAGTTCATGAAACTCATTAACGAGATCGCACAGCGACTGGAGTTGCAGCTTCTCGTCATCAGCCATCATCCGCTGGACCTCTTTGCCGGGGCCGCCGACCGTATCTTTGAACTTCGTCCCGACAAGGAAGCCGGGGCCACGGTCAAGCGCGTCAAATAGCCATTTCTGAGGGTATTTCCCTCAACGGTGCAAAATCGGGTCAATGATGATTTTTCACTTGCCCTTGCCAAATCCTCTGGCATGGTAATTATTCTTACATATGATTAACCAGCCCATCGATCGGATGAGGCGTTTAAGGAGAGAGATATGAAACGGTTTGCCCCCATGTTGTTCGCACTGGCGCTGATGATGTTTGCCACTGCTGCCGTTGCTGGAGACACCTTCCCTGACATGAAGCTTTCTGGAAAGCTGTCTGACGCTCAAAAGGCGTATCTGGGCGTGACTGCTGACAGCTTCAATGTGTCTGAGATCAAGGGCGATTATCTCTTTGTTGAAGCCTACAGCATGTACTGTCCGATCTGTCAGCGTGACGCCGCAGAGGTGAATGAAATGTACGCCGCCATGGCATCCGTTGATCCCAAGTCCACGGTCAAGTTCGTCGGACTGGCGATGGGCAATACCCCCTTTGAGGTGGAATTCTACCGCAAGAAGTATGAGGTGGAGTTCCCGCTCTTTCAGGATGAAGATTATTCCGTTCACAAGGCTTTGAAAGAGGTTGGTACCCCTGCATTCTATATTGTGAAGCTCGACACTCTGGAGATTCTGTTCATGAGTGAGGGTGAACTCAAAGACAAGGATGCATTGATGGAGACCCTCAAGGCCAATACCAATCTGCAATAGGAGGTCGCCATGCGACTCGCCATATCTGTATTCATATTGTCACTGCTGGTCGCGCTGCCTGCGTTGGCCGAGCATCATGTGACCTACAATAACGGCAAGATGAAACCGCGCGACAGTAAGTTGAAGGTGGCTGTCGGCGAGCAGGCTCCGGACTTCGAGCTCCCGTCCATCAAGGGCAAGAAGATTCGTCTGGCCGACTACCGCGGCAAGAATAACGTGGTTATTTCCTTCGTGCCTGCGGCCTGGACGCCGATCTGCTCGGATCAGTGGCCCGGTTACAACATCGCTCAGGAGATGTTCCACGAATATGATGCGGTCCTTCTGGGAATCTCGGTGGATAACATCCCCACCCAGTATGCCTGGTCCGAAGCCATGAACACCATCACTTTCCCGGTGCTGTCCGACTTCTGGCCCCACGGCAAGGTGGCTGACAGCTTCGGTGTCCTTCGCTCCGACGGCATGGCCGAGCGCGCCCTGTTCATCATCGATAAGAAGGGCGTGATCCGGTACATCGATGTCCATGACATCAACACCCGGCCGGATCTCGGGCTGCTCATCAAGGAGCTGCAAAAGATCCAGTAGGGTCGTCCGAAATC of the Pseudodesulfovibrio sp. zrk46 genome contains:
- a CDS encoding TlpA disulfide reductase family protein, which encodes MKRFAPMLFALALMMFATAAVAGDTFPDMKLSGKLSDAQKAYLGVTADSFNVSEIKGDYLFVEAYSMYCPICQRDAAEVNEMYAAMASVDPKSTVKFVGLAMGNTPFEVEFYRKKYEVEFPLFQDEDYSVHKALKEVGTPAFYIVKLDTLEILFMSEGELKDKDALMETLKANTNLQ
- a CDS encoding peroxiredoxin — its product is MRLAISVFILSLLVALPALAEHHVTYNNGKMKPRDSKLKVAVGEQAPDFELPSIKGKKIRLADYRGKNNVVISFVPAAWTPICSDQWPGYNIAQEMFHEYDAVLLGISVDNIPTQYAWSEAMNTITFPVLSDFWPHGKVADSFGVLRSDGMAERALFIIDKKGVIRYIDVHDINTRPDLGLLIKELQKIQ